CTTCGCGGGCGTTCCGATCGTCCGGCGGGAGCGCGCGGTGGGCGTGCTGTGCGTCCAGCACGAGGCCAGCCGCCGCTACGACGATGTCGAGATCGAGGCGCTGCAGACGGTCGCGATGGTGCTCGCCGAGCTGATCGCGGCGGCCGGCCTGATCGACGAGAGCAGCGGCGGGGGCGCCGGCGCGCGCGACAACGGCCCGGCGCAGCTCACCGGCCTGAAGCTCGTCGATGGCATGGCAAGCGGCCACGCCGTCTTCCACCAGCCGCGCGTCGTGGTCGAGCATACCGTCGCCGAGGATGTCGAGGTCGAGCGGCAGCGCGTCTATTCCGCCTTCCGCCAGATGCGCGAGCAAATCGACCGCATGATGGGGCAGGCCGAGTTCGGCACGGCGGGCGAGCATCAGGAGGTGCTCGAGACCTACAAGATGTTCGCCTATGACGAGGGCTGGAGCCGCCGGATCAACGAGGCGATCAGCTCCGGCCTCACCGCCGAGGCCGCGATCGAGCGCGTGCAGCAGCGCCAGCGGATGCGGATGCGCGAGATTTCCGATCCGCTGCTCGCCGACCGGATGCACGATCTGGAGGATCTTTCCAACCGGCTGCTGCGCATCGTCTCGGGCCAGCTCGGCACGGCGGCGCAGATGGGGCTGCGGCAGGATTCGATCCTGATCGCGCGCAATCTCGGCCCCGCCGAACTGCTGGAATATGATCGTCGCCGGCTGAAGGGGGTGGTGCTGGAAGAAGGCTCGCTCACCGCGCACGTCACCATCGTCGCGCGCGCCATGGGCATCCCCGTGCTGGGGCGGACCAAGGACGTGCGCCACATGGTCGCGGAAGGCGATCTGTTGCTTCTGGACACCGGCCAGCAACGTGTCGTCGCCAGACCCACCGCCACCATGGAGGAGGCGTTCGAGGCCAAGCTCGCGGTCACGCAGAAGCGCCGCGCCGAATTCGCCGCGCTGCGCGACCAGCCGGCGCTGTCGAAGGATGGCGTGCGGGTGCAGCTGATGATGAACGCCGGCCTGCGCGACGACGTCGCCGCGCTCGACATCACCGGCGCCGACGGCATCGGTCTGTTCCGCACCGAATTCCAGTTCCTCGTCTCCGCGACGCTCCCCCAGCGCGAGCGCCAGCAGCGGCTCTACAAGGACGTGATGGACGCCGCCGGGGATCGCCCGGTGATCTTCCGCACGGTCGACATCGGCGGCGACAAGGCGCTGCCCTACATGAAGACCGACGGCGAGGATGCGGTCGGCGAGGAAAATCCGGCGATGGGCTGGCGCGCGCTGCGCCTCGCGCTGGAACGCGACGCGCTGATGAAGGCGCAGGCGCGCGCTCTGCTGGAGGCGGCGGCCGGCCGCACTCTACACATCATGTTCCCGATGGTGTCCGAACCGTGGGAATATGAAGCCGCGCGCGAGCTGGTAGAGCAGCAGCGCAAGTGGCTGGCGTCGCGCGGCAAGCTCGGGCCGGGCGCGGTGCGCTACGGCGCGATGCTGGAGGTGCCGGCGCTGGCCGAGATGCTCGACCAGCTGCTGCCGCGCCTCGATTTCCTGTCGATCGGCACCAACGACCTCACCCAGTTTCTTTTCGCCGCCGATCGCGGCAATCCGCGCCTCGCCGAGCGATACGACTGGCTCTCGCCCGCGATCCTGCGCTTCCTTGCGCGCGTGGCGACGACCTGCCGCGAGGCTGGTGTGCCGGTCGGCGTCTGCGGAGAAATGGGCGGGCGGCCGCTGGAGGCACTCGCCCTGCTCGGCCTCGGCATCGATCGCCTGTCGATCACGCCGGCGGCGGTCGGCCCGGTGAAGGCGATGATCCGATCGCTCGACATCGGCGCGCTGCGCGAGGCGATGCCGCCATGGCTCGCCGAGGCGCCGCGCGATCTGCGCCAGCGGATCGAGAGCTGGGCGGAGAACCAGGGCGTACTGCTCGCCTGATTCCGGCCGTCCGTGCGTGCCGCACGACCGGCCGCACGATCGTAACCGACTTCGTGCAGGCATTTGACATTGGTTCGCGCCTGTTGCGTAACAGGACACGAGTTTGATCTGCGTTGTGTTGGGGCATCGCCCCGGCGGGGAGACATGATGGACGAAGCGGGCGAGCGGGCAGCGGACCCGATTGCTGAGGTGCCAACCACGGTGGGCGCGCGGCTGCGCGCGGCCCGCGAGGCGCGCGGGCAATCGCTGGAGGATATCGGCCGGCAGACCCGCGTTCCCGTGCGCCACCTCGTCCAGATCGAGGACGGGCGGCTGGATGGCCTGCCCGCCGCCCCTTACAGCGCCGGCTTCGTCAAATCCTATGCGCGCGCCGTCGATCTCGATCCGATCGAGGCGAGCCAGCAGTTCCGCGCCGAATTCGCCGCCGCCGCGCAGGCATCCCCGCGCGTCGCCTACGAGCCTTATGAACCGGCCGATCCGGTGCGCCTGCCGCCCCGCCTGCTCGCCTTCGTGGCGCTGGCGATCGCGATCCTGCTGGTCGCGGGCTACGGCATCTGGCGCAGCGGCATCCTGACGGGCGAAGGTACCGACGAGCGCGCGCGGCTGGCGGCCAGCGGTGAGCCGATGGGGACGAGCGGCACGCCTGCCCCGGCGGCGGCCCAGCAGGCCGCGCCGAAGCCGGCAGTGCCGGTCGGCGGCGCGGTGCGCCTCACCGCCACGCAGGACACCTGGTTCGAGGTGACCGACAAGGCATCCGGCACGCGCCTCTACACCGGCGTGCTCAAGCAGGGCCAGGGCTGGGACGTACCGCCGTCGGCCGGCGATCCCGTGATCAAGACCGGCCGGCCCGAGGGTCTGACCGTCACGGTCGGCGGCCAACCGGTGGCGCCGCTCGGCCCGCCGGCGAAGACCGTGTCGAACGTCAGCCTCAAGGCCGCCTCGCTCGCCGCGCGCCCGGCGCCCGCTCCCTCGGCCGCCGTGCCGCCCGCGACCGCCAGTACGCCTCAGCCGCGCCGCAGCACACCGGTCGCCGCCACGGCCGCGACGCCGCCGGCCCTGATCCCGCCCGCCGCGATCGGCGAACCCGCCACCAGCTCCACGACCACGCCGCAACCGTAACCACATCCTTGTCGCTTCATCGTGGCGACAGCCGCGATTTCGGATAGGATGCGCGACGGACCACAATCAGGAACCTTGCCCATGCGCCTGGCGATCATCGCCCTCCTCCTCGCCGGCACCGCCGCGCCCGCCTTCGCGCAGGACGGCTCGATCCCCGGCCGCGTCGACAAGCTGGAGCACGAGATGCGCGCGGTGCAGCGCAAGGTCTTCCCCGGCGCCAACCCCGATTATTTCGATCCGCAGATCGCGCCGCAGCAGGCGCCGCCGCCCGAAGTCGGCACGCCCGCCAATTCGGCGGTGAGCGATCTGTCGCAGCGCGTCTCGGCGCTGGAGCAGCAGGTCCAGCAGCTCACCAACCAGACCGAGGTGAACAACCATCGCCTCGATCTGCTGGAGCAGAACTATCAGAAGATGAAGGGCGACACCGATTATCGCCTGAACGCGCTGGAAGGCCATGGCGCGCCGCCCTCCCCGGCGCAGGGCGGCATGGTCGATGGTGGTCCGCCGCCCGGCGCCCCGGCGACCGTCTCCTCGTCCGATCCGAACGCCCCCGCCCCGTTCGGCCCCAAGGGGCGCAAGCCGGTGACGGGCACGCCCGCGCCGACCATGGGTGACGAGGCCGGCAACCAGGCGCCGCCCGCCGCCGGCCCGGCCGCGATGCCGGCGCTGACCAAGACCGGCGATCCGGCCGAGGACCAGTATATGCTGGGCTACACGCTGTGGACGCAGAAGCGCTACGCCGATGCCGAGACGCAGCTGAAGGCGGTCGTCGCCAAATATCCCAAGCACAAGCGCGCGAGCTACGCGCAGAACCTGCTCGGCCGCGCCTATATGGACGACGGCCAGCTTTCGGACGCGGCCAAGGCCTTCTACGCCAGCTACAAGCAGTTCCCGCGCGGCGAGCGCGCGCCGGACAGCCTCTATTATCTCGGCCAGACGCTCCAGCAGCTGAAGAAGACCAGCGACGCCTGCCAGGCCTATGGCGAGTTCGATGACGTCTACGGCGCCACCGCCGCACCGGCGCTCAAGGCGCGCGTCAAGCAGGCGCAAGCGGATGCCAAGTGCGGGGCCTGACCCCGCCCTCGTAGAGCGGTTTCAGCGCGATCTGCGGAAATTGCTGAATTCTCCCCCTGGCGGGGGAGGATTTCGCATGGGCATCGCATTGTCCGGTGGACCGGACAGCCTCGCCCTGCTGATCCTCGCGGCGGCCGCCGGGCCGGCGATGGCGTTGACGGTCGATCACGGGCTGCGTGCGGACAGTGCTGCCGAGGCGGGGACGGCCGGCGCGGTCGCCGCCTCGCTCGGCGTGCCGCACCACATCGCCCGCGTATCCGTGGCCGATGGCGGCGAAGGCCTGCAGGGCGAGGCCCGCCGCGCACGTTATGCAGCACTCGGCGACTGGGCGCGGCGCGAGGGCCTTGCAGCCATCCTCACGGCTCACCACGCCGACGACCAGGCCGAGACCATGTTGATGCGCCTGTCGCGCGGCGCGGGGCTCTCCGGTCTTACCGGTATCCGCCCCGCCCGCCTGCTCGACGAGGACGATCCGGCGGGGCCGTGGCTGCTCCGCCCGCTGCTCGGCTGGCGCAAGGCGGAGCTGGAGGGGATCGTCGCGGCGGCGGGAATCACCCCGGCACGCGACCCGTCGAATCACAGCGACCGATTCGATCGCACCGCGGCCCGCGCGCTGCTCGCCGCCCACCCATGGCTCGACCCGATTCGATTTTCGTCGAGCGCCGACCATCTGCGCGACGCCGATACCGCGCTGGAAGCGACGACCGATCGCCTGCTCGCGGACGCCGTGTCGCTGTCCGGCGACACCGTCCGCCTCACCCCCGGCGATGCCCCGCGCGAGATCGTGCGGCGGGCGTTACGACGGCTGTTTTCCGGGCATTTCGGCGCCCATCCCGACGGCCCCGGCCTCGATCGGTTGATGGCGACGCTGGCCACCGGCGGCACCGCCACGCTCGGCCCGGTGCTGGCCAAAGGTGGCCCGGTCTGGAGCCTCCGCCGCGCCCCGCCCCGTCGATCGACCTGATCGACCCCGATACGCACGTTGTTCCATTGCCATTAACCCCGCCGATCCTACATAATCACGGACCTCTATAGGGATCGGACATGCAGAACGACGACAAGGACCCCCAGAACGGCGGCAACGGCGGCGGGGGCAATGCCTGGATGAAGAACATGCTGGTCGTGTTCGCCATCGTGGGCGCGCTGTTCCTCTTCGTCTCGCTGTTCAACAACGGCATGGGCGACAGTCGCTCCAACCAGACGATCCCCTATTCCGAATTCCTCTCCAAGGTGGATGACGGATCGATCAAGGACGTGACGATCGCGGACAACGTGATCACCGGCAAGATCGGCGCGGACCAGACCTTCCGCACCATCTCGCCCAACGATCCGCAGCTGGTCGATCGCCTGCAGAGCAAGAGCATCAAGTTCAGCGTGAAGCCCGCCGAGCAGGGTTCGATCTGGATGGCGTTGCTGTTCCAGTCGCTGCCCTTCCTGCTGCTGATCGGCATCGCCTTCTTCGTGATGCGTCAGATGCAGAAGAACGCCGGTTCCGGCGCGATGGGCTTCGGCAAGAGCCGCGCCAAGCTGCTGACCGAGAAGCATGGCCGCGTCACCTTCGACGACGTCGCCGGTATCGAGGAGGCGCGCGAGGAGCTGGAGGAGATCGTCGAGTTCCTGAAGGATCCGTCCCGCTTCGCGCGGCTCGGCGGCAAGATCCCGAAGGGCGCTCTGCTGGTCGGCTCGCCCGGCACCGGCAAGACGCTGCTGGCCCGCGCCATCGCGGGTGAGGCGGGCGTGCCCTTCTTCACCATCTCCGGCTCGGACTTCGTGGAGATGTTCGTCGGTGTCGGCGCGTCGCGCGTCCGCGACATGTTCGAGCAGGCCAAGAAGAACGCGCCCTGCATCGTCTTCATCGACGAGATCGACGCGGTCGGCCGCCATCGCGGCGCGGGCCTCGGCAACGGCAATGACGAGCGCGAGCAGACGCTGAACCAGCTGCTCGTCGAGATGGACGGCTTCGAGGCGAACGAGGGAATCATCATCATCGCGGCGACCAACCGCCCCGACGTGCTCGATCCCGCGCTGCTGCGTCCGGGCCGCTTCGACCGGCAGGTCGTCGTGCCGCGCCCGGATATCGAGGGCCGCGTGAAGATCCTCGAAGTCCACATGAAGAAGGTGCCGACCGCGCCGGACGTCGATCCGCGCACCATCGCGCGCGGCACGCCGGGCTTCTCGGGCGCCGATCTCGCCAACCTCGTCAACGAGGCGGCTTTGCTCGCCGCGCGCAAGGCCAAGCGCCTCGTCGCCATGCTCGAGTTCGAGGAGGCGAAGGACAAGGTCTATATGGGCGCCGCCCGCAAATCGATGGTGATGACGGAGGACGAGAAGAAGTCCACCGCCTACCACGAGGCCGGCCATGCCATCGTTTCGCTCGTGGTGCCGGGCTGCGACCCGCTCCACAAGGTCACGATCATCCCGCGCGGTCGTGCGCTGGGCGTAACGTGGAACCTGCCCGAGCGCGACGTGCTCACCCAGACGATGAAGAGCATGAAGGGCAAGCTCGCTCTGTGCTTCGGCGGGCGCATCGCCGAGCAGCTGATCTACGGGCATGACGAGCTCAACACCGGCGCCGCCAACGACATCCAGCAAGCCACCAACGTCGCCCGTGCGATGGTGATGGAATATGGCATGTCGGAAAAGCTCGGCTGGCTGCGCTATCGCGACAATCAGGACGAGGTGTTCCTCGGCCACTCGGTCAGCCGCGCACAGAACATGTCCGAGGAGACCGCGCGCCTGATCGACAGCGAGGTTCGCCGGCTGATCGAGGAAGCCGAGGCCACCGCGCGCAAGGTGCTGACCGACAATCTCGACGCGCTGCACCGCGTGACCGAGGCGCTGCTCGAATATGAGACGCTCACCGGTGAGGAGACGAAGCGGCTGATGAACGGCGAGGATATCGGCCGCGATCTGGCGCCGCGTGGCCCCCAGCCGCGCCCGGCGACCGGATCGTCCATCCCCAAGTCGAAGCGCCCCGGCGGCGGCGGCGCATGGGGCAATCCGGCACCGCAGGGCGCCTGACGCGTTCGCAGATTTCGAGTTGTTCCGGGGGCCGGTGCAGCGATGCGCCGGCCCTCTTCGTTTTCGGGAGAATGCAGCGGGATGGGTAGCTGGGATTGGCGCGCGATGGGTCAGGATCGGCGGGTGCGCTGGCTCGGCGGGCTGCTCGCCGCCGCGATCGTGGTCGGCCTGATCGCGGCCTGGGCTTCGCGCGGCGAGTTCAAGGGCAAATATGCCGTCCCCGTTTTGGGCGCCGAGCATAACGACCTGGTCGCGCAGCAGCAGGCAGCCCCGCCTCCGCTTGTGCAACAGGAGTCACCGCCGGTGATCGCGCAACGTCCGCCGAACGTCCGCCCGATCGATCCTCAGCCGCAATTGGCCGACGAGGACCAGGCAGCGCCGCAGGCCGACGATGGGGACGAGCCGAGCGACGCCGACCGCATGGCCGGCGCGATCGACCGGGCGGCGCGCAAGGCGCTCGATCGGGGCGAGCCGGTCCGCTGGCACAAGGCCGGGCAGCGCGGCTATGTCGTGGTCAGCGACGCGCGCACTTATGGCGACCGCGAATGTCGCAACGTCTCCGCCAC
The nucleotide sequence above comes from Sphingomonas oryzagri. Encoded proteins:
- the ptsP gene encoding phosphoenolpyruvate--protein phosphotransferase, with the protein product MAVPVPSPAATAAREILTRLHDVMAGRTNAQSKLNNVVQIIGEALTSEVCSIYLLREGVLELFATRGLAQDAVHVTKLAFGEGLVGTIAKHVETLNLDEATSHPEFAYKPETGEDLFHSFAGVPIVRRERAVGVLCVQHEASRRYDDVEIEALQTVAMVLAELIAAAGLIDESSGGGAGARDNGPAQLTGLKLVDGMASGHAVFHQPRVVVEHTVAEDVEVERQRVYSAFRQMREQIDRMMGQAEFGTAGEHQEVLETYKMFAYDEGWSRRINEAISSGLTAEAAIERVQQRQRMRMREISDPLLADRMHDLEDLSNRLLRIVSGQLGTAAQMGLRQDSILIARNLGPAELLEYDRRRLKGVVLEEGSLTAHVTIVARAMGIPVLGRTKDVRHMVAEGDLLLLDTGQQRVVARPTATMEEAFEAKLAVTQKRRAEFAALRDQPALSKDGVRVQLMMNAGLRDDVAALDITGADGIGLFRTEFQFLVSATLPQRERQQRLYKDVMDAAGDRPVIFRTVDIGGDKALPYMKTDGEDAVGEENPAMGWRALRLALERDALMKAQARALLEAAAGRTLHIMFPMVSEPWEYEAARELVEQQRKWLASRGKLGPGAVRYGAMLEVPALAEMLDQLLPRLDFLSIGTNDLTQFLFAADRGNPRLAERYDWLSPAILRFLARVATTCREAGVPVGVCGEMGGRPLEALALLGLGIDRLSITPAAVGPVKAMIRSLDIGALREAMPPWLAEAPRDLRQRIESWAENQGVLLA
- a CDS encoding helix-turn-helix domain-containing protein; its protein translation is MDEAGERAADPIAEVPTTVGARLRAAREARGQSLEDIGRQTRVPVRHLVQIEDGRLDGLPAAPYSAGFVKSYARAVDLDPIEASQQFRAEFAAAAQASPRVAYEPYEPADPVRLPPRLLAFVALAIAILLVAGYGIWRSGILTGEGTDERARLAASGEPMGTSGTPAPAAAQQAAPKPAVPVGGAVRLTATQDTWFEVTDKASGTRLYTGVLKQGQGWDVPPSAGDPVIKTGRPEGLTVTVGGQPVAPLGPPAKTVSNVSLKAASLAARPAPAPSAAVPPATASTPQPRRSTPVAATAATPPALIPPAAIGEPATSSTTTPQP
- a CDS encoding tetratricopeptide repeat protein encodes the protein MRLAIIALLLAGTAAPAFAQDGSIPGRVDKLEHEMRAVQRKVFPGANPDYFDPQIAPQQAPPPEVGTPANSAVSDLSQRVSALEQQVQQLTNQTEVNNHRLDLLEQNYQKMKGDTDYRLNALEGHGAPPSPAQGGMVDGGPPPGAPATVSSSDPNAPAPFGPKGRKPVTGTPAPTMGDEAGNQAPPAAGPAAMPALTKTGDPAEDQYMLGYTLWTQKRYADAETQLKAVVAKYPKHKRASYAQNLLGRAYMDDGQLSDAAKAFYASYKQFPRGERAPDSLYYLGQTLQQLKKTSDACQAYGEFDDVYGATAAPALKARVKQAQADAKCGA
- the tilS gene encoding tRNA lysidine(34) synthetase TilS, which gives rise to MGIALSGGPDSLALLILAAAAGPAMALTVDHGLRADSAAEAGTAGAVAASLGVPHHIARVSVADGGEGLQGEARRARYAALGDWARREGLAAILTAHHADDQAETMLMRLSRGAGLSGLTGIRPARLLDEDDPAGPWLLRPLLGWRKAELEGIVAAAGITPARDPSNHSDRFDRTAARALLAAHPWLDPIRFSSSADHLRDADTALEATTDRLLADAVSLSGDTVRLTPGDAPREIVRRALRRLFSGHFGAHPDGPGLDRLMATLATGGTATLGPVLAKGGPVWSLRRAPPRRST
- the ftsH gene encoding ATP-dependent zinc metalloprotease FtsH; translation: MQNDDKDPQNGGNGGGGNAWMKNMLVVFAIVGALFLFVSLFNNGMGDSRSNQTIPYSEFLSKVDDGSIKDVTIADNVITGKIGADQTFRTISPNDPQLVDRLQSKSIKFSVKPAEQGSIWMALLFQSLPFLLLIGIAFFVMRQMQKNAGSGAMGFGKSRAKLLTEKHGRVTFDDVAGIEEAREELEEIVEFLKDPSRFARLGGKIPKGALLVGSPGTGKTLLARAIAGEAGVPFFTISGSDFVEMFVGVGASRVRDMFEQAKKNAPCIVFIDEIDAVGRHRGAGLGNGNDEREQTLNQLLVEMDGFEANEGIIIIAATNRPDVLDPALLRPGRFDRQVVVPRPDIEGRVKILEVHMKKVPTAPDVDPRTIARGTPGFSGADLANLVNEAALLAARKAKRLVAMLEFEEAKDKVYMGAARKSMVMTEDEKKSTAYHEAGHAIVSLVVPGCDPLHKVTIIPRGRALGVTWNLPERDVLTQTMKSMKGKLALCFGGRIAEQLIYGHDELNTGAANDIQQATNVARAMVMEYGMSEKLGWLRYRDNQDEVFLGHSVSRAQNMSEETARLIDSEVRRLIEEAEATARKVLTDNLDALHRVTEALLEYETLTGEETKRLMNGEDIGRDLAPRGPQPRPATGSSIPKSKRPGGGGAWGNPAPQGA